The Pimelobacter simplex genomic sequence CGGCGGGCCGGTCGCGGCGCTGGCCGGGAGCGGGGAGACCACCGCCACCACGGCGCACCGCAGCCCGTCGGTCGTCTCGCCCGGCAACTGGGTGGTGACCGTGTGGGCCGACCGCTCCTCGACGACCACGACGTTCACCGAACCGGCTGGGGCCACCGTGCGCCAGCGGCTGATCGGGACCGGGGGCGGGCACGCCGACCAGCTGGTGGCCGACACCGCGGGCCCGGTCGCGTCCGGACCGTACGGCGACCAGGTGGCCACCACCGACGCGGCCGCGAAGGGAACCTCGGTGACGCTGGCGCTGCACTGAGCCGGATCGGAGTAGGTTCGCCTTCGACCCCGGAGGTGGAGCATGGACCTGACGTCGGCCTGGTGGTTCTGGGCACTGCTGTCGGCGGCCTTCGCCGCCCTGACCGCGATCTTCGCCAAGGTGGGGGTCAAGGACGTCGACTCCGACGTGGCGACGTTCGTGCGGACCGTGGTCATCCTGGTCACGCTCGGGCTGATCCTGCTCGCGCTCGGCAAGCTGCACACCGGGGGGCTCAGCCAGATCGGGACGCGGACGTGGGTGTTCCTCGTGCTCTCCGGGCTGGCCACCGGGGCTTCGTGGATCTGCTACTTCCGCGCGCTCAAGATCGGGGACGCCGCCCTGGTCGCGCCGGTGGACAAGCTCAGCGTCGTCCTGGTCGCGATCTTCGGGGTCACCCTGCTCGGCGAGCGGCTCTCGGGCCTGCAGTGGGTCGGGGTCGCGCTGGTCGGCGGCGGGGCGGTGCTGCTGGCGGTCAGCGGCTAGGTGTACCCGGCCATCAGGTTGGTAGCAGCCGGCTGATCGGCGGCTTACCTCCGAGTGCGCTGTGGCGGCGTTCAGTGTTGTAGTGCTCGAGCCAGGGCGCAAGGGCGGCTACTCGCTCGTCGTTGCTGGCGAAGG encodes the following:
- a CDS encoding EamA family transporter, which translates into the protein MDLTSAWWFWALLSAAFAALTAIFAKVGVKDVDSDVATFVRTVVILVTLGLILLALGKLHTGGLSQIGTRTWVFLVLSGLATGASWICYFRALKIGDAALVAPVDKLSVVLVAIFGVTLLGERLSGLQWVGVALVGGGAVLLAVSG